From a region of the Paraburkholderia caribensis genome:
- a CDS encoding transporter substrate-binding domain-containing protein: protein MALSDPIRVGLLCSTSGSTALLEQSQWRGACLAMDEINARGGIDGRELVAIHYDPGSDPAVFRELAERLIVQDGVNVIFGGYTSTSRKAMLPVVEKHNRLLIYSQQYEGFEYSDNIIYSGASPNQNGVQLADFMTQTFGARVYFVGSRYVYPYECNRTMQELLLQHPEGAILGERYLPLEADREQFAQVVADIARKSPDWIFCTVIGATVPYLYEAYAHAGFDPARMPIGSLNTSETEIHAMERGIAAGHFTAAPYFQSIDTAENHRAVRQHQARFGADTPTDMNWEAAYYQMHMFAEACTRAGSDEIGKIMPHLLGSEFAAPQGRVRIDPVNHHMALYPRIGRANADGQFTVLRESKFAVGPDPYMTRQTLGDWVTKLSTRDY from the coding sequence ATGGCATTGTCCGATCCCATCAGAGTTGGTCTGCTTTGCTCCACGAGCGGCTCGACGGCGCTTCTGGAGCAGTCGCAATGGCGCGGCGCGTGCCTCGCGATGGACGAGATCAACGCGCGCGGCGGCATCGACGGACGCGAACTCGTTGCAATCCACTACGATCCGGGCTCCGACCCCGCCGTGTTTCGCGAGCTGGCCGAGCGCCTGATCGTGCAGGACGGCGTCAACGTGATCTTCGGCGGTTATACGTCCACGAGCCGCAAGGCAATGCTGCCCGTCGTCGAGAAGCACAACCGGCTGCTGATCTATTCGCAGCAATACGAGGGCTTCGAATACTCGGACAACATCATCTACAGCGGCGCGTCGCCGAATCAGAACGGCGTGCAGCTCGCCGACTTCATGACGCAGACGTTCGGCGCGCGCGTCTACTTCGTGGGCTCTCGCTACGTCTATCCGTACGAATGCAACCGGACCATGCAGGAACTGCTGCTTCAGCACCCGGAAGGCGCCATACTCGGTGAGCGGTATCTACCCCTCGAAGCAGACCGCGAGCAGTTCGCGCAGGTCGTCGCGGATATCGCGCGCAAGTCGCCCGACTGGATCTTCTGCACGGTGATCGGCGCGACCGTGCCGTATCTGTACGAGGCCTACGCGCATGCGGGTTTCGATCCCGCGCGGATGCCGATCGGCAGCCTCAACACGTCCGAGACCGAAATTCACGCAATGGAGCGCGGCATTGCGGCGGGACACTTCACGGCGGCGCCCTATTTTCAGAGCATCGATACAGCCGAGAATCATCGCGCCGTGCGGCAGCATCAGGCGCGCTTCGGTGCCGATACGCCGACCGACATGAACTGGGAAGCCGCTTACTATCAGATGCATATGTTCGCCGAAGCCTGCACGCGCGCCGGTTCGGACGAAATCGGCAAGATCATGCCGCATCTGCTCGGCTCGGAATTCGCGGCGCCGCAAGGCAGGGTGCGGATCGATCCCGTCAATCATCACATGGCGCTCTATCCGCGCATCGGCCGCGCGAATGCAGACGGCCAGTTCACCGTGCTACGCGAATCGAAGTTCGCCGTCGGCCCCGACCCGTATATGACACGCCAGACGCTCGGGGACTGGGTGACGAAGTTGAGCACACGGGACTACTGA
- a CDS encoding acetamidase/formamidase family protein → MKWLEESIMMKRGVGADREPVEHHLTEELQKTFHYTIGPYSQPVLHVKPGDRVVVDTRDAFEGKIKSETDKPSQVLTVPFLNPQNGPIMIEGAEKGDVVAVYIEKMSPRGDDPHGFCCMIPNFGGLTGTDYTALLNEPLPEVVRKIKIDEENVYWSKRNTLPYKPHIGTLSLSPELDSINSLTPDSHGGNMDVPDMGPGSITYLPVRSPGGRLFIGDAHACQGDGEVCGTAVEYQSTTTVRVDLIKKWKIDWPRLENEDALMSIGSARPLEDATRIAYRELVLWMAAEYGFDKWDAYMMLSQVGKVRLGNFVDPKYTVGAMVAKHYLK, encoded by the coding sequence ATGAAATGGCTAGAAGAATCGATCATGATGAAGCGCGGCGTCGGCGCCGATCGCGAACCGGTGGAACATCATCTGACCGAGGAACTGCAGAAGACCTTCCACTACACCATTGGGCCGTATTCGCAGCCGGTACTGCACGTGAAGCCCGGCGATCGCGTGGTGGTGGACACGCGCGACGCGTTCGAAGGGAAGATCAAGAGCGAGACGGACAAGCCATCGCAGGTGCTGACGGTGCCGTTCCTCAATCCGCAGAACGGTCCCATCATGATCGAGGGCGCGGAGAAGGGCGATGTGGTCGCGGTGTACATCGAAAAGATGTCGCCGCGCGGCGACGATCCGCACGGCTTTTGCTGCATGATTCCGAACTTCGGGGGACTGACGGGCACCGACTACACGGCGCTCCTTAACGAGCCTTTGCCCGAGGTGGTGCGCAAGATCAAGATCGACGAAGAGAACGTGTACTGGAGCAAGCGCAACACGCTGCCGTACAAGCCGCATATCGGCACGTTGAGTCTGTCGCCCGAACTCGATTCGATCAATTCGCTCACGCCCGATTCGCACGGCGGTAATATGGACGTGCCCGACATGGGGCCGGGCAGCATTACCTATCTGCCCGTGCGCTCGCCCGGCGGGCGGCTCTTCATCGGCGACGCGCACGCTTGCCAGGGCGACGGCGAAGTGTGCGGCACAGCCGTCGAGTATCAGAGCACGACGACCGTACGGGTCGATCTCATCAAGAAGTGGAAGATCGACTGGCCCCGGCTCGAAAACGAGGACGCGCTGATGAGCATCGGCAGCGCGCGGCCGCTCGAAGACGCGACACGTATTGCGTATCGCGAACTCGTGCTGTGGATGGCGGCGGAGTACGGCTTCGACAAGTGGGACGCGTATATGATGCTGAGCCAGGTCGGCAAGGTGCGGCTCGGCAATTTTGTCGATCCAAAATATACGGTCGGCGCGATGGTCGCCAAGCACTACCTCAAGTAA
- a CDS encoding ABC transporter ATP-binding protein: MSALLEVADVAAGYGGGRVLNGVSFGIGRGEVLALIGRNGVGKTTLMRTLIGLVKLDAGQIVLDGAPIGHEKPYVRARKGIGYVPQGREIFGALTVAENLQVGAQANPDKAALMREKVVGYFPVLKTRYRQKAGTMSGGEQQQLAIARALVSSPQVLLLDEPSEGIQPSIVDLIGETLLTIARETGIGVVLVEQDMGMVERIATRCCVMDKGRIVDTLSPAQLGDEQLIRQYLAL, from the coding sequence ATGAGCGCGCTTCTCGAAGTCGCGGACGTGGCAGCGGGCTATGGCGGCGGGCGCGTGCTCAACGGCGTGTCGTTCGGCATCGGGCGCGGCGAAGTGCTGGCGCTGATCGGGCGCAACGGCGTCGGCAAGACCACGCTGATGCGCACGCTGATCGGGCTCGTCAAGCTCGACGCGGGCCAGATCGTACTCGACGGCGCGCCCATCGGTCATGAAAAGCCCTACGTGCGGGCACGCAAAGGCATCGGCTATGTACCGCAGGGCCGCGAGATCTTCGGCGCACTGACGGTCGCGGAGAACCTTCAGGTCGGCGCGCAGGCGAACCCGGACAAGGCAGCGCTGATGCGCGAGAAAGTTGTCGGCTACTTCCCCGTGCTCAAGACGCGCTACCGGCAAAAGGCGGGCACGATGAGCGGCGGGGAACAACAGCAGCTCGCCATCGCGCGCGCGCTGGTCAGCTCGCCGCAGGTGCTGCTGCTCGACGAACCATCGGAAGGCATCCAGCCTTCCATTGTCGATCTGATCGGCGAGACGCTGCTGACCATCGCGCGCGAGACGGGCATCGGCGTGGTGCTGGTGGAGCAGGATATGGGCATGGTCGAGCGCATCGCGACGCGTTGCTGCGTGATGGACAAAGGCCGCATCGTGGACACGTTGAGCCCGGCGCAACTCGGGGACGAGCAACTGATACGCCAGTATCTGGCACTGTGA
- a CDS encoding ABC transporter ATP-binding protein translates to MTVLLETRALKKHFGGVQVINGIDFQIDAGEIRCVIGPNGAGKSTFFKLITGEHRPSEGSVHFLGQDMSHVLPHERIRMGMSIKFQIPGVFPDLSVRQHLQLSLHRAKDDRPGSIEELLQRFLLEQEEHVLARNLSHGKKQWLEIAMAVSLRPKLLFLDEPVAGMSIEETHATGELIKRLSASGLTMMVVEHDMTFVKQIATRVTVLHGGRLLADGPLEEILARDDVAEVYLGKKS, encoded by the coding sequence GTGACCGTGCTGCTCGAAACACGCGCGCTCAAGAAGCACTTCGGCGGTGTGCAGGTGATCAACGGTATCGACTTTCAGATCGACGCGGGCGAGATCCGCTGTGTGATCGGACCGAACGGCGCAGGCAAGAGCACGTTCTTCAAGCTCATCACGGGGGAACATAGACCGTCTGAGGGCAGCGTGCATTTTCTCGGGCAGGACATGAGCCACGTGCTGCCGCACGAGCGCATCCGCATGGGGATGAGCATCAAGTTTCAGATACCCGGCGTCTTTCCGGATCTGAGCGTGCGTCAGCATCTGCAACTCTCGTTGCATCGCGCGAAGGACGACCGGCCTGGAAGTATCGAAGAACTCTTGCAGCGCTTCTTGCTGGAACAGGAAGAGCATGTGCTTGCGCGCAATCTGTCGCATGGCAAGAAGCAGTGGCTCGAAATCGCAATGGCCGTGTCGCTGCGGCCGAAGCTGCTGTTTCTCGACGAGCCCGTTGCGGGCATGTCGATCGAGGAAACACATGCGACGGGCGAACTCATCAAGCGGCTATCCGCATCCGGCCTGACGATGATGGTAGTCGAGCACGACATGACCTTCGTCAAGCAGATCGCGACGCGCGTGACGGTGCTGCACGGCGGCAGGCTGCTCGCCGACGGGCCACTCGAAGAGATCCTCGCACGCGACGACGTCGCGGAAGTCTACCTGGGGAAGAAATCATGA
- a CDS encoding ABC transporter permease subunit has product MKQAQLAASGPAPRALRYVPWLVALCLPLVVDANTSGNLAYCLLWAFSAVGLAAMWGYGGILSFGQTAFFGLAGYSYGIFTLNFGDTWFDAWLGLGAGIAVSVVVAALIGYMIFFGRIKGVFIGIVTLSVTLVLETFMAQTAGPQWAIGEARLNGYNGMGGMPPLTIPWPGGPLTLENTSFYYLVLILLIAVYAFMRKLLDGPFGLTLIAIRENPQRAEMLGVDIRLHQLLVFVLGGTLGGLSGALYTIWGSYITPSTMGLTAAAMPVIWVATSGRKSIGGAIVGTALLVWLSQNLAVYGSQYALILMGAILLVVVLAAPEGLLPFVARQLRRFERERGLGNGRNRPCFDEPLKQEEGKS; this is encoded by the coding sequence GTGAAGCAAGCGCAACTGGCTGCCTCAGGCCCGGCACCGCGGGCGCTGCGTTACGTGCCATGGCTCGTGGCGCTGTGTCTGCCGCTCGTCGTGGACGCCAACACGAGCGGCAATCTCGCCTACTGTCTGCTGTGGGCGTTCAGCGCGGTCGGGCTTGCCGCGATGTGGGGCTACGGCGGCATCCTGTCGTTCGGGCAGACCGCGTTCTTCGGGCTGGCCGGCTATAGCTACGGCATCTTCACGCTGAACTTCGGCGACACATGGTTCGATGCGTGGCTCGGCCTCGGCGCGGGCATCGCGGTGAGCGTCGTCGTGGCGGCGCTGATCGGCTACATGATTTTCTTCGGGCGCATCAAGGGCGTGTTCATCGGCATCGTGACCTTATCGGTGACGCTTGTGCTCGAGACCTTCATGGCGCAGACGGCGGGGCCGCAATGGGCGATCGGCGAGGCGCGCCTGAACGGCTACAACGGCATGGGCGGCATGCCGCCGCTGACGATTCCGTGGCCCGGCGGGCCGCTCACGCTGGAGAACACGAGCTTCTACTATCTGGTGCTGATCCTGCTGATCGCCGTCTACGCGTTCATGCGCAAGCTGCTCGACGGACCTTTCGGACTCACGCTGATTGCGATCCGCGAGAACCCGCAGCGCGCGGAAATGCTGGGCGTCGATATCCGTCTTCATCAATTGCTGGTCTTTGTGCTCGGCGGCACACTGGGCGGATTGTCGGGTGCGCTGTACACGATCTGGGGCTCGTACATCACGCCGTCGACAATGGGCCTCACGGCTGCGGCCATGCCCGTGATCTGGGTCGCCACGTCGGGCCGGAAGAGCATCGGCGGCGCGATCGTCGGCACGGCATTGCTCGTGTGGCTTTCGCAGAATCTCGCGGTATATGGCAGCCAGTACGCGCTGATCCTGATGGGCGCGATCCTGCTGGTGGTCGTGCTGGCCGCGCCCGAAGGCCTGCTGCCGTTCGTAGCAAGGCAGTTGCGGCGCTTCGAGCGTGAGCGAGGCCTTGGCAACGGCCGCAACCGTCCGTGTTTCGACGAACCGCTCAAGCAAGAGGAGGGCAAATCGTGA
- a CDS encoding ABC transporter permease subunit — translation MATLSVLYSLIYQFGDSFAYLVLAALGLAVIFGMMGVINLAHGEFIMCGAYVTIISAKHGMPLPLAMLLGALSAAMAGVVIERLVIRHLYDRLFDSVVATWAISLIVQQTMLLVAGPSLEGIGTPFGAFSLGEYSFSTYRAVLPLIALCILFALYLLFFKTNYGVCARATIQNASIAQCLGLRTDRLYTLTFALGAGLAGLTGALYAPTMTAVPTMGSNFIVQAFVSVVVGGANVIAGTTPAAGVLAIIQTALTASYGQLFGQIGLLVTVIVVIRLMPQGLGNLFMRLRREES, via the coding sequence ATGGCCACCTTGTCGGTGCTCTATTCGCTGATCTATCAGTTCGGCGACAGCTTTGCGTATCTGGTGCTGGCCGCGCTCGGGCTTGCGGTGATCTTCGGCATGATGGGCGTCATCAATCTCGCGCATGGCGAGTTCATCATGTGCGGCGCGTATGTCACCATCATCTCGGCCAAGCACGGCATGCCGCTGCCGCTCGCGATGCTGCTCGGCGCGCTGTCGGCGGCCATGGCGGGCGTCGTGATCGAGCGGCTCGTGATTCGTCATCTTTATGACCGCCTGTTCGATTCCGTCGTGGCGACGTGGGCCATCAGCCTGATCGTGCAGCAGACCATGCTGCTCGTCGCCGGTCCTTCGCTCGAAGGTATCGGCACGCCGTTCGGCGCGTTCTCGCTCGGCGAGTATTCGTTCTCGACGTATCGCGCGGTGCTGCCGTTGATCGCGCTTTGCATTCTGTTCGCGCTTTATCTACTGTTCTTCAAGACCAACTACGGCGTCTGTGCGCGCGCGACGATCCAGAACGCCAGCATCGCGCAATGCCTCGGCCTGCGCACGGATCGTCTCTACACACTGACCTTCGCGCTGGGCGCGGGACTCGCCGGACTCACGGGCGCGCTCTACGCACCCACCATGACGGCCGTGCCGACGATGGGCAGCAACTTCATCGTGCAGGCGTTCGTCTCGGTGGTGGTCGGAGGCGCGAATGTGATTGCGGGCACGACGCCGGCGGCGGGCGTGCTGGCGATCATCCAGACCGCGCTCACCGCGTCCTACGGTCAGCTGTTCGGGCAGATCGGCCTGCTCGTCACGGTGATCGTGGTGATCCGGTTGATGCCGCAAGGGCTCGGCAACCTGTTCATGCGCTTGCGCCGGGAGGAGTCGTGA
- a CDS encoding urea ABC transporter substrate-binding protein — MLLKPSGWMRLAFIAGLAVTSLVANVTDAAEPVKVGLLEDASGNFALATIPKIHATQLAVDEINAKGGILGRPIQLIAYDTQSDNTKFQELARRLVQTDKPDVIFGAFSSASREAIRPIMDRAHQLYWYDNQYEGGVCDTNTFVTGAVPEQQFSTLIPWMMQKFGKKVYTIAADYNFGQISAEWVRNIVKENGGTMVGEEFIPLSVSQFGQTIQNIQKAKPDFVVTLLVGANQASYYEQQASAHLNLPMASSVNVGQAYEHKRFKPPALKDMYVTANYVEEVDTPASNDFKKRFHAKFPNEPYINQEAANAYDAIYLYKAAAEKAKSTNQDAVRKALESGGICTEGAQGKVCIDPKSHHASHTIFLVHVKDDHSVDIPKVWDDVQPYWLGKVGCDLPNKPDHRQYTPSNLPKKS, encoded by the coding sequence ATGTTGCTTAAGCCGTCCGGCTGGATGCGTCTGGCCTTCATTGCAGGACTTGCAGTCACGTCGCTTGTCGCGAATGTCACGGATGCCGCCGAACCCGTGAAGGTCGGCCTGCTCGAAGACGCGTCGGGCAACTTCGCGCTCGCGACCATCCCGAAGATTCACGCCACGCAGCTTGCCGTCGACGAAATCAACGCGAAGGGCGGCATTCTAGGCCGCCCGATCCAGCTCATCGCGTACGACACGCAATCGGACAACACCAAGTTTCAGGAACTCGCGCGGCGCCTCGTGCAGACCGACAAGCCGGACGTGATCTTCGGCGCGTTCTCCAGCGCCTCGCGCGAAGCGATTCGTCCCATCATGGATCGCGCGCATCAACTCTACTGGTACGACAACCAGTACGAGGGCGGTGTGTGCGACACCAATACCTTCGTGACGGGTGCCGTGCCCGAGCAGCAGTTCTCGACGCTGATTCCGTGGATGATGCAGAAGTTCGGCAAGAAGGTGTACACGATCGCCGCCGATTACAACTTCGGGCAGATCTCCGCCGAATGGGTGCGCAACATCGTGAAGGAGAACGGCGGCACGATGGTGGGCGAGGAGTTCATCCCGCTGTCGGTATCGCAGTTCGGTCAGACCATCCAGAACATCCAGAAGGCCAAGCCCGATTTTGTCGTGACCTTGCTGGTCGGCGCGAATCAGGCGTCGTACTACGAGCAGCAGGCTTCGGCGCATCTGAATCTGCCGATGGCGAGTTCGGTGAACGTCGGTCAGGCGTATGAGCACAAGCGCTTCAAACCGCCTGCATTGAAGGACATGTACGTGACCGCGAACTATGTCGAGGAAGTCGACACGCCTGCCAGCAACGACTTCAAGAAACGCTTCCACGCGAAGTTCCCGAATGAGCCGTACATCAATCAGGAAGCCGCCAACGCTTACGACGCGATCTACCTCTACAAGGCCGCCGCCGAAAAAGCGAAGTCCACCAATCAGGATGCCGTGCGCAAGGCGCTGGAGAGCGGCGGCATCTGTACGGAAGGCGCGCAGGGCAAGGTGTGCATCGACCCGAAGAGCCATCATGCGAGCCATACGATCTTTCTCGTGCATGTGAAGGACGACCATTCCGTCGATATCCCGAAGGTCTGGGACGACGTGCAGCCGTACTGGCTCGGCAAGGTGGGCTGCGATCTGCCGAACAAGCCGGATCACCGTCAATACACGCCGTCGAATCTGCCGAAGAAGTCGTGA
- a CDS encoding LysR family transcriptional regulator, whose protein sequence is MNTRFLETFVTLAKLRSFRTTATALHATPAAISQRLKALEDELQTVLVDRDSREFRLTPNGDYLLGYAKAVVEATRQLQAAASNEGAMRGKLRLGVIETVVHSWLADYMRMLATDYPQLEVDLAVDVSVVLQRRLMAGELDLIIRVEGSDEESVVCDALANYPVHWIARAGLLPLSRSGLAKRVLRHPILTFGRGTAPHRALEDIVSKLALANGVPLADTRITGSPSISVIVQLVRDGFGVAAIPRLFVDELIARGEVVELPLQPSPPSIVVSMSRRSDAPLFVHGAANAARTACHAYCEHGDARLIERL, encoded by the coding sequence ATGAATACTCGCTTTCTCGAAACCTTCGTCACGCTGGCGAAATTGCGCAGCTTTCGCACGACAGCAACGGCGCTGCATGCCACGCCCGCTGCGATTTCCCAGCGTCTGAAGGCGCTCGAAGATGAATTGCAGACCGTGCTGGTCGATCGCGACAGCCGCGAGTTCCGCCTGACGCCGAATGGCGATTACCTGCTCGGCTACGCGAAAGCCGTGGTCGAGGCGACGCGTCAGTTGCAGGCGGCCGCGTCCAACGAAGGCGCGATGCGCGGCAAGCTGCGCCTGGGCGTGATCGAGACGGTCGTGCACAGCTGGCTCGCCGACTACATGCGCATGCTCGCCACCGACTATCCGCAACTCGAAGTGGATCTCGCGGTGGATGTGAGCGTGGTCCTGCAGCGCCGTTTGATGGCGGGTGAACTCGATCTGATCATTCGCGTGGAGGGCAGCGATGAGGAATCGGTGGTGTGCGACGCGCTCGCCAACTATCCCGTTCACTGGATCGCGCGCGCGGGTCTGTTGCCGTTGTCCCGCAGCGGGCTCGCAAAACGCGTGTTGCGGCATCCCATCCTGACGTTCGGCCGTGGGACCGCGCCGCATCGCGCGCTCGAAGACATCGTCAGCAAGCTCGCGCTCGCGAATGGCGTGCCGCTTGCCGACACGCGCATCACCGGCTCGCCGTCCATTTCAGTGATCGTGCAACTGGTGCGCGACGGCTTTGGCGTCGCGGCTATTCCGCGGCTTTTCGTCGACGAACTGATCGCGCGCGGCGAAGTGGTTGAGTTGCCTTTGCAACCTTCGCCGCCTTCGATCGTCGTGTCGATGTCGCGCCGCTCGGATGCGCCGCTGTTCGTGCACGGCGCGGCGAATGCTGCACGCACTGCGTGTCACGCGTACTGCGAGCATGGCGACGCGCGGCTGATCGAGCGGCTGTAA
- a CDS encoding putative hydro-lyase: MLCLTVRNSRCDARRQPKTSEARPTMTPSEFRQAVRHGDFRGPTAGHCGEYAQANLAILPAAHAHDFLRFCHANPKPCPLLGVGEPGDFRVPMLGRDIDIRTDVPAYNVYRDGALSERVDSIEALWQDDFVVFAIGCSFSFEHMLALEGIGLRHVEEGRNVPMYRTHIPNRRAGVFGGELVVSMRPMRGADAIRAVQITSRFPGVHGAPVHIGDPAELGIADLARPDFGDAVTIRAGELPVYWACGVTPQTALMAAKLPLAIAHAPGHMLMTDITNASLAVF, encoded by the coding sequence ATGCTTTGCCTGACGGTACGCAATTCGAGGTGTGACGCGCGCCGCCAACCGAAAACATCAGAAGCCCGCCCGACCATGACTCCATCCGAATTCCGCCAGGCCGTTCGTCACGGCGACTTTCGCGGCCCGACCGCCGGACATTGCGGCGAGTACGCGCAAGCCAATCTCGCGATACTGCCCGCCGCCCATGCGCATGATTTCCTGCGCTTCTGCCATGCGAATCCGAAACCGTGCCCGCTGCTGGGCGTCGGTGAACCGGGCGATTTCCGCGTACCCATGCTGGGCCGCGATATCGACATCCGTACGGACGTACCGGCCTACAACGTCTATCGCGACGGCGCACTGAGCGAGCGCGTCGACTCCATTGAAGCGCTGTGGCAGGACGATTTCGTCGTGTTTGCGATCGGCTGCTCGTTTTCGTTCGAGCACATGCTTGCGCTCGAAGGCATCGGGCTGCGCCACGTCGAAGAGGGACGCAACGTGCCGATGTATCGCACACATATTCCCAACCGGCGCGCGGGCGTGTTCGGCGGCGAACTCGTGGTGTCGATGCGTCCGATGCGCGGCGCCGATGCGATTCGCGCGGTGCAGATCACGAGCCGCTTTCCCGGCGTGCACGGCGCGCCCGTCCATATCGGCGACCCTGCCGAGCTCGGCATCGCCGATCTCGCGCGCCCCGACTTCGGCGACGCCGTGACGATCCGTGCGGGCGAACTGCCCGTCTACTGGGCGTGCGGCGTGACCCCGCAGACCGCGCTGATGGCGGCGAAGCTGCCTCTCGCGATTGCCCATGCACCGGGCCACATGCTGATGACGGATATCACGAACGCGTCGCTAGCCGTGTTCTGA
- a CDS encoding MFS transporter, with protein sequence MDSKTLTAIADEPSEAASESRLSWYAEAGPRARRAFWSCKVGYMLDGMDTQMLSFVIPTLVATWGITLADAGFIGTLTLLSSALGGWIAGILSDRIGRVRTLQLTVLWFAVFTGLCGLAQNYGQLLAARALMGFGFGGEWTAGAVLIGEVIRARDRGKAVGLVQSGWALGWGMAALLYAVLFSAMAPELAWRALFLIGLVPAFLVLVIRRYVKEPEVFEQAKAIRRDANDTPRFTEIFAPKLLSTTLRAALLTTGAQGGYYAITTWLPTFLKTERHLTVMGTGGYLAMIIAGSYVGYLSSAWLTDRIGRKPNFILFAVGSMAIAFAYTSLPLTNTSMLWLGFPLGFFASGIFSGMGAFLTELFPTRVRGSGQGFCYNVGRAIGALFPVLIGSLSKEFGLGTSIGIFAVAAYGVLIVAALTLPETRGRELESA encoded by the coding sequence ATGGACAGCAAGACACTCACGGCAATCGCAGACGAGCCCAGCGAAGCGGCCAGCGAAAGCCGGCTTTCCTGGTACGCAGAAGCCGGTCCGCGCGCGCGACGCGCGTTCTGGAGCTGCAAGGTCGGCTACATGCTCGACGGCATGGACACGCAGATGCTCTCGTTCGTGATCCCGACGCTCGTCGCGACGTGGGGCATCACGCTCGCGGATGCCGGGTTCATCGGCACGTTGACGCTGCTTTCGTCGGCGTTGGGCGGCTGGATCGCGGGCATACTTTCCGACCGCATTGGCCGCGTGCGCACACTGCAACTGACCGTGTTGTGGTTCGCCGTCTTCACAGGGCTGTGCGGACTTGCGCAGAACTACGGTCAGTTGCTCGCCGCCCGCGCATTGATGGGCTTTGGCTTCGGCGGTGAATGGACCGCGGGCGCCGTGCTGATCGGCGAGGTGATTCGCGCACGCGACCGCGGTAAGGCCGTGGGCCTCGTGCAGTCCGGCTGGGCGCTCGGCTGGGGCATGGCCGCCCTGCTCTACGCCGTGCTCTTTTCGGCGATGGCCCCGGAACTCGCGTGGCGTGCGCTGTTCCTGATCGGCCTCGTGCCCGCGTTTCTCGTGCTGGTGATCCGCCGCTATGTGAAGGAACCCGAAGTATTCGAGCAGGCGAAAGCAATACGGCGCGACGCCAACGATACGCCGCGCTTCACCGAAATCTTCGCGCCGAAGCTGCTGTCCACGACGCTGCGCGCCGCGCTGCTCACGACGGGCGCGCAAGGCGGCTACTACGCGATCACCACCTGGCTGCCCACCTTCCTCAAGACGGAACGCCATCTCACGGTGATGGGCACGGGCGGCTATCTGGCGATGATCATCGCTGGCTCTTATGTCGGCTACCTGTCGAGCGCGTGGCTCACGGACCGCATTGGCCGCAAGCCCAATTTCATTCTGTTCGCAGTCGGCTCGATGGCGATCGCGTTCGCCTACACGTCGCTGCCGCTCACGAATACGTCGATGCTGTGGCTCGGCTTCCCGCTTGGCTTTTTCGCCTCCGGCATTTTCTCGGGCATGGGCGCGTTTCTCACCGAACTCTTCCCCACTCGCGTGCGCGGTTCGGGACAGGGCTTCTGCTACAACGTCGGCCGCGCGATCGGCGCGCTGTTTCCCGTGCTGATCGGCTCACTGTCGAAAGAGTTCGGTCTTGGCACGAGCATCGGCATTTTTGCAGTAGCCGCCTATGGCGTGCTGATCGTCGCCGCCCTCACGCTGCCCGAAACACGCGGACGCGAACTCGAATCCGCATGA